A region of Gadus morhua chromosome 18, gadMor3.0, whole genome shotgun sequence DNA encodes the following proteins:
- the LOC115531596 gene encoding uncharacterized protein LOC115531596, producing MSFAPLFRFEPSSSELTLRPSDAADAVASKRQASTTGSQVKRGDVVRAEARARALQKGGMSGEFVLAESEVQFGLYRGQTFQWLLGNAVGYAVTILVSHQMEREGGDTSKSPLMENKDALASYAGLFPPMVTAVARRRLCEGSASSRGLDDALVGFGVHSHRTYKSLYGARDQESRTYVAWVRTQKVGATASRMGTLKQYVLARDAEPTAAPEPGHVLPRPGVSYSDPTDAELLAAANEVDPPSTSRDAPPAAAPLEGPAPGPGPGPMATRPASGKELLPLSWRKTLPEEQQEWVGRALFHRDPSSGKAVLTTPPRLWWYPPGARLLYTQPPATAHAFFQRPFFLWLPYRMWAYHLKCPADGGKLMGAGLYKTVRRVLDRSGWYYMATECLQCPSCGKKVAGWSQDILEQLDVAHREQFPAVLTYKLSCDRAVIAMLKERTLGNGVSRLRASLVEQHSRDWMQRSISYLSVLRKLRGPGAARKDDVSLPTFVKVPGLTWFGRVYVLEAMTRLDETKARVTSIFGDILKMDSTKKIAKKLAGAAAGSAAWMTNVGNEYGQVLVSVLTSAEGEGLTNMAVGLMRRYREAGKAPPRVLYVDRDCCAAVGNSATHGMYNEWQELVVRLDVWHLMRRFARGVTTDSHQLYGLFMARLSFAIFEWDGEDVRRLKEAKQSSEGRDAQVTLSAKELARHCRRRTRGVAETERLIQEVLDAFWHVTDTMGVALIDRARMEDIWGTQRRHLDCVQDPEGVELYTKTGEITKGGVRLPVFRCARGSTSLESFHLHQCRFVPGTTSSDVHYQVYLLEGLARWNEDRGRAAVEGGPRAALRCYSARLQHSFNELASEVNGVQPVDDFTQPREYTGELLGVEYLYSQSGAVLQPDPEPLDGAEEEEEAAADDGFEEEEHPEEEPEEIRLLAHHSALLQEPCGVLQVDATLGSPLSEVEEEMEEEEEEEDVVGPDGQPGYHHAVALAHGLVELRHHAFVTARQTRGIIALWERLTERDKAPVTFTPRHQDRLAKGRFKTSNRHAHIPGVDSVKRVVVGKGAGAAQYPSLSRVVEAIMLELCRVHSGDAKTIAGARLNRWGAVMRDYKLIQDNVVNCPALMASTRIMLFDVNQRTLSMWQNNREKNKMRDTLSLAVPGPSAPQTAAEPLSAPRTLLQQPQQPDQPLQHHLPADASGLAATIRGPLAPELYDLVVKQQSAAAATPPDLSPLSAAATAPAIAAPAVAIAGAMPRSTVWRHRVQEEKERRARELGVYLKPPKKVSGFTCSRCGQHKTRENGHSRYKRETFCARADGGTVEQWRSDRLARDREAPPPPPP from the exons GCTGACGCAGTGGCAAGCAAACGCCAGGCCTCTACCACTGGGTCTCAGGTGAAGAGGGGTGATGTGGTTCGAGCCGAGGCGAGGGCCAGAGCCCTGCAGAAGGGTGGCATGTCGGGCGAGTTTGTGCTGGCGGAGAGCGAGGTGCAGTTTGGCCTGTACCGCGGCCAAACTTTCCAGTGGCTGCTGGGAAATGCGGTGGGGTACGCCGTCACCATCTTGGTGTCCcaccagatggagagagagggaggagacaccagcaaGTCGCCCCTCATGGAGAACAAGGACGCCCTCGCCTCCTACGCCGGGCTGTTCCCACCCATGGTGACGGCCGTCGCCAGGCGTAGGTTGTGCGAGGGCTCCGCGTCTTCCAGGGGGCTGGACGACGCGCTGGTGGGGTTCGGGGTGCATTCACACCGGACCTACAAGTCCCTGTATGGCGCGCGGGACCAAGAGAGTCGAAc CTATGTGGCTTGGGTCAGGACGCAGAAGGTGGGAGCTACTGCGTCAAGGATGGGAACCCTGAAGCAGTATGTGCTGGCCCGGGACGCTGAGCCCACAGCAGCACCGGAGCCAGGACATGTCCTCCCACGGCCAG GCGTCTCCTACTCTGACCCGACCGACGCCGAACTGCTCGCCGCTGCCAACGAGGTCGACCCTCCCA GCACGTCCAGGGACGCCCCGCCGGCCGCGGCCCCGCTGGAAGGACCAGCaccaggtccaggaccaggaccgaTGGCCACGAGGCCTGCCTCCGGCAAAGAG ctgcTTCCCCTCAGCTGGAGGAAGACGCTGCCTGAAGAGCAGCAGGAGTGGGTGGGCCGGGCGCTGTTCCACAGGGACCCCAGCAGCGGGAAGGCTGTGCTCACCACACCGCCCCGACTGTGGTGGTACCCGCCAGGCGCCCGGCTCCTCTACACTCAGCCCCCCGCCACTGCCCACGCCTTCTTCCAGCGCCCCTTCTTCCTCTGGCTTCCGTATCGGATGTGGGCGTACCACCTCAAGTGCCCCGCCGATGGGGGTAAGCTGATGGGCGCTGGCCTATACAAGACCGTGCGGAGGGTCTTGGACAGGAGCGGGTGGTATTACATGGCCACAGAGTGCCTTCAGTGCCCCTCCTGCGGCAAGAAGGTGGCGGGCTGGTCCCAGGAcatcctggagcagctggaCGTTGCTCACCGCGAGCAATTCCCGGCCGTTCTTACCTACAA GTTGTCCTGCGACAGAGCGGTGATAGCCATGCTCAAGGAGCGCACCTTGGGCAACGGCGTCTCTCGCCTCCGTGCCTCCCTGGTGGAGCAGCACTCCAGGGACTGGATGCAGCGCTCCATCTCCTACCTCTCTGTGCTCCGCAAGCTGAGGGGACCCGGAGCGGCCCGGAAGGACGACGTGTCCCTGCCGACCTTCGTCAAGGTACCCGGGCTCACCTGGTTTGGTCGGGTGTATGTGCTGGAGGCCATGACCAGGCTGgacgagaccaaggccagggTGACGTCGATCTTCGGCGACATCCTAAAGATGGACTCCACCAAGAAG ATCGCCAAAAAGCTCGCGGGCGCCGCCGCCGGGTCTGCCGCCTGGATGACCAACGTTGGCAACGAGTACGGGCAGGTGCTCGTGTCCGTTCTCACCTCGGCCGAGGGAGAGGGACTTACCAACATGGCGGTCGGCCTCATGCGGCGGTACCGCGAAGCCGGGAAGGCCCCTCCGAGGGTCCTGTATGTGGACCGGGACTGCTGTGCCGCCGTGGGCAATTCTGCCACCCACGGCATGTACAACGAGTGGCAAGAGCTGGTGGTGCGGCTGGACGTGTGGCACCTCATGCGGCGCTTCGCAAGGGGCGTCACCACCGACAGCCACCAGCTCTACGGCCTCTTCATGGCCAGGCTGTCCTTCGCCATCTTTGAGTGGGACGGCGAGGACGTGCGGCGCCTGAAGGAGGCCAAGCAGTCCTCGGAGGGGAGGGACGCCCAGGTCACGCTGTCCGCCAAGGAGCTGGCTCGCCACTGTCGCCGCCGTACGAGGGGTGTGGCGGAGACGGAGCGGCTCATCCAGGAGGTGCTGGACGCCTTCTGGCATGTGACGGACACCATGGGCGTCGCTTTGATTGACCGCGCCCGCATGGAGGACATCTGGGGCACGCAGCGCCGCCACCTCGACTGCGTCCAGGACCCAGAGGGGGTGGAGCTGTACACCAAGACGGGAGAGATCACCAAGGGTGGTGTGAGGCTCCCCGTCTTCCGGTGCGCTCGCGGCTCCACCTCCCTCGAGTCCTTCCACCTGCACCAGTGCCGCTTCGTTCCGG GTACCACCTCGAGTGACGTCCACTATCAGGTGTACCTGCTGGAGGGCCTGGCTCGGTGGAACGAGGACCGCGGCAGGGCGGCAGTCGAGGGAGGACCGCGAGCGGCGCTGCGGTGCTACAGCGCCCGGCTGCAGCACAGCTTCAACGAGCTGGCCTCTGAGGTCAACGGGGTCCAGCCGGTCGACGACTTCACCCAGCCCAGAGAGTACACAG gggAACTCTTAGGGGTGGAGTACTTGTACTCCCAGTCGGGCGCTGTGCTGCAGCCGGATCCCGAACCTCTGGatggggcagaggaggaggaagaggccgcCGCCGATGACGgcttcgaggaggaggagcacccggaggaggagccagaggagatCCGTCTCCTGGCACACCACAGCGCCCTGCTCCAGGAGCCCTGCGGTGTGCTCCAGGTCGATGCCACCTTGGGATCGCCCCTttccgaggtggaggaggagatggaggaggaggaggaggaggaa GACGTCGTCGGGCCGGACGGTCAGCCCGGGTACCACCACGCGGTGGCCCTGGCCCACGGCCTCGTGGAGCTGCGTCACCACGCCTTCGTCACCGCCCGTCAGACCAGAGGCATCATCGCTCTCTGGGAGAGGCTGACGGAGCGGGACAAGGCGCCGGTGACCTTCACCCCCCGCCACCAGGACCGGCTGGCTAAAGGGCGGTTCAAGACCAGCAACCGCCACGCCCACATCCCGGGAGTGGACAGTGTGAAGCG tgtCGTCGTGGGTAAGGGTGCGGGAGCGGCACAGTACCCAAGCCTCAGCAGGGTCGTCGAGGCCATCATGTTGGAGCTGTGCCGCGTCCACAGCGGCGACGCCAAGACCATCGCCGGGGCACGCCTCAACCGCTGGGGTGCCGTCATGAGGGATTACAAATTGATCCAGGACAACGTGGTCAACTGTCCTGCCCTCATGGCGAGCACCCGCATCATGCTGTTTGACGTGAACCAGCGGACCCTGTCCATGTG GCAAAACAACagggaaaaaaataagatgAGGGACACCCTCTCCCTCGCAGTCCCGGGGCCCAGCGCTCCCCAGACTGCAGCGGAGCCCCTGTCGGCCCCACGGACTCTgctgcagcagccccagcagccagaccagcccctccagcaccacctgcCCGCGGATGCCTCTGGTCTGGCGGCAACGATCAGAGGGCCGCTGGCCCCGGAGCTCTACGACCTCGTGGTGAAGCAGCAGagtgccgccgccgccacccccccggACCTCAGCCCGCTCTCAGCCGCGGCCACCGCTCCAGCCATTGCCGCTCCGGCCGTCGCCATTGCTGGAGCCATGCCCCGCTCCACTGTCTGGAGGCACAGGgtccaggaggagaaggagcgtcGTGCCCGGGAGCTAGGGGTCTACCTCAAGCCCCCTAAAAAGGTCTCGGGCTTTACCTGCAGCCGCTGTGGCCAGCACAAGACCAGGGAGAACGGCCACAGCCGCTACAAGCGGGAGACCTTTTGCGCCCGGGCCGACGGGGGAACGGTGGAGCAGTGGCGCAGTGATCGGCTGGCCAGAGACCGcgaggccccccccccgccgccaccctga